One segment of Brassica napus cultivar Da-Ae chromosome C3, Da-Ae, whole genome shotgun sequence DNA contains the following:
- the LOC106385867 gene encoding monocopper oxidase-like protein SKS2, translating into MSPPRFSIFALALLFGLSLAEDPAISYVYELSYLTASPLGVPQQVIAVNGIFPGPVVTATTNYNVEVNVFNRLDEPLLLTWNGIEMRRNSWQDGVLGTNCPIPPQWNFTYSFQVKDQIGSFFYFPSLNFQKASGGFGPIVIDNQDRIPLPFAKPDGEITFMIGDWYTQNHTVLRSVLDSGKELEMPDGVLINGKGPYKYNSSVPDGIRYETVNVDPGKTYRIRVHNVGISTSLNLRIQSHKLLLVETEGRYTSQTNFTDFDIHVGQSYSFLVTMDQNASSDYYIVASARFVDETVWQRVTGVGILRYSNSKGPASGPLPVPSTDVSHPWTVMNQQRAIKQNTSSSGARPNPQGSYHYGQINITGTYIFRTMAPTIINGSLRATLNGVSFLNPSTPMRLADKHSVKGVYKMDFPSRPVDRRPPRLGSSIINATYRSFVQIIFQNNDTKVQSFHIDGYSFYVVAMDFGNWTEDRKGSYNNWDAISRSTIEVYPGAWTAVLMSLDNAGVWNIRVENLDRWYLGQETYIRIINPEENGKTEMGQPKNVLYCGALRSLQKQQVHSSASSMLIGNLILIFSFIMVLLASPC; encoded by the exons ATGTCGCCGCCGCGGTTTTCCATCTTCGCTTTGGCTCTTCTCTTCGGACTCTCTCTCGCCGAGGATCCTGCCATCTCCTACGTTTACGAACTCTCTTACCTCACTGCCTCTCCTCTCGGCGTTCCTCAGCAG GTTATAGCAGTCAACGGAATATTCCCTGGCCCCGTTGTAACTGCCACAACAAACTATAACGTCGAAGTTAACGTGTTCAATCGTTTAGATGAGCCTCTTCTACTCACTTG GAATGGGATTGAGATGCGGCGTAACTCGTGGCAAGACGGTGTTCTCGGCACGAACTGTCCCATCCCTCCGCAATGGAACTTCACTTACAGCTTCCAAGTCAAAGATCAGATCGGTAGTTTCTTCTACTTCCCTTCCCTCAACTTCCAAAAAGCTTCAGGTGGTTTTGGTCCCATCGTAATCGATAACCAGGATCGTATTCCTCTCCCGTTCGCTAAGCCTGATGGCGAGATCACCTTCATGATTGGTGATTGGTATACTCAGAACCACACC GTGTTAAGGAGTGTACTTGACTCTGGTAAAGAGCTAGAGATGCCTGATGGAGTCCTCATCAATGGGAAAGGTCCTTACAAGTACAACAGCAGTGTACCTGATGGGATTCGATACGAAACTGTCAATGTTGATCCAGGGAAAACGTACAGGATCCGTGTTCACAATGTTGGCATCTCCACAAGCTTGAACTTGAGGATTCAGAGCCACAAGCTGCTCTTAGTCGAAACCGAGGGTCGCTACACCTCACAAACAAACTTCACTGATTTTGATATCCATGTGGGACAGTCTTACTCTTTCTTGGTCACCATGGACCAAAACGCCTCGAGCGACTACTACATTGTAGCGAGTGCTAGATTCGTGGACGAAACGGTGTGGCAAAGAGTCACAGGTGTTGGCATTCTCCGTTATTCGAACTCCAAAGGTCCTGCTTCTGGTCCTCTTCCGGTTCCTTCAACTGATGTTTCTCACCCTTGGACTGTAATGAACCAACAGAGGGCCATAAA GCAAAACACATCTTCGAGTGGAGCTCGTCCGAATCCTCAGGGATCATATCACTACGGGCAGATAAATATCACAGGCACGTACATTTTTAGAACCATGGCTCCGACCATAATCAATGGGTCGCTTCGTGCTACGCTTAATGGAGTTTCGTTTCTGAATCCAAGTACGCCCATGAGGCTTGCGGATAAGCATAGTGTCAAAGGAGTTTATAAGATGGATTTCCCATCTAGACCTGTTGACAGAAGACCTCCTCGTTTGGGAAGCTCTATCATCAACGCAACGTACAGGAGCTTTGTTCAAATTATATTCCAGAACAATGACACCAAAGTCCAGAGCTTCCATATTGATGGATACTCTTTCTACGTCGTTGC AATGGATTTTGGTAACTGGACTGAAGACAGAAAAGGTTCTTATAACAACTGGGATGCAATATCACGAAGCACGATAGAG GTTTACCCAGGAGCATGGACTGCTGTACTGATGTCACTCGATAATGCTGGAGTTTGGAATATCCGAGTTGAGAATCTTGACAGATGGTATCTTGGTCAAGAAACATACATCCGAATCATAAACCCTGAGGAGAACGGTAAAACAGAAATGGGTCAACCCAAAAACGTTCTTTACTGTGGTGCTCTCAGGAGCTTGCAGAA GCAACAAGTCCATAGCTCTGCATCATCAATGCTAATTGGAAATTTGATTCTAATTTTCAGCTTCATTATGGTTCTGCTCGCCTCACCTTGCTGA
- the LOC106385703 gene encoding probable pectinesterase/pectinesterase inhibitor 59 — MMHKISYLLRLRLPFLLCLHLLITVSGIDQWCYKTPHPDPCKRYFINRNGFRPPTQLSDFRVMLVEAAMHRAISARNELASSSLNCTDGQKQAVLADCIDLYGDTIMQLNRTLKCMSPKASSGKQYCTDFDAQTWLSTALTNTETCRHGTTDFNVSDFITPIVSKTEISNLMSNSLTVNGALLTTATADRKGFPTWVSGKERRLLQLHSESDVRANLVVAKDGSGHVTTVQAAIDVAGRRKVTSGRFVIHVKGGVYEENINVRRNNDNIMLVGDGIGSTIITGGRSVKDGYTTYNSATAGIEGLHFIAKGLTFRNTAGPAKGQAVALRSSSDLSIFYQCSIEGYQDTLLVHSQRQFYRDCYIYGTVDFIFGNAAAVFQNCLILPRRPLKGQANVITAQARAHPFQNTGISIHNSTILPAPDLIPVMSIVKTYMGRPWMKYSRTVVLQTYLDSVVSPLGWSPWLKGSDFGLDTLFYAEYNNTGPASSTSGRVRWKGFHVLNRASDASAFTVGSFIAGTAWLPGTGIPFNSGL, encoded by the exons ATGATGCacaaaatctcttatcttctACGTTTACGATTACCATTTCTACTCTGTCTCCATCTTCTTATCACTGTATCCGGCATTGACCAGTGGTGCTACAAAACTCCTCACCCTGATCCATGCAAACGCTACTTTATAAACCGTAACGGTTTTCGACCTCCCACACAATTATCCGATTTTCGAGTAATGCTTGTTGAAGCAGCCATGCATCGGGCGATATCTGCTCGGAACGAGCTGGCTAGTTCCAGCCTTAACTGTACTGATGGCCAGAAACAAGCCGTTTTAGCCGACTGCATCGACCTCTACGGAGACACTATCATGCAGTTGAACCGGACGCTAAAGTGCATGTCCCCAAAAGCTAGTTCCGGAAAACAGTACTGCACCGACTTCGATGCTCAGACGTGGCTGAGCACCGCACTTACAAACACCGAGACCTGCCGACACGGCACAACAGATTTCAACGTCTCAGATTTCATCACACCTATCGTTTCAAAGACCGAAATATCCAATCTCATGAGCAACAGCTTAACCGTCAACGGAGCCCTCTTGACCACCGCCACGGCTGATCGGAAGGGTTTTCCGACGTGGGTTTCCGGGaaagagagaagacttctaCAGTTGCATTCTGAGAGTGATGTCCGAGCTAACCTCGTAGTGGCTAAAGACGGATCGGGACACGTCACGACGGTGCAAGCGGCTATTGACGTGGCGGGAAGGAGAAAGGTGACGTCAGGGAGGTTCGTTATACACGTGAAGGGAGGAGTATATGAAGAAAACATAAACGTGCGTCGCAATAACGATAACATTATGTTGGTCGGAGATGGGATAGGATCTACGATTATCACCGGTGGTCGTAGTGTCAAAGATGGTTACACCACTTACAATTCCGCCACTGCCG GTATCGAGGGACTTCACTTCATAGCCAAAGGCCTAACATTCCGGAACACGGCGGGTCCAGCCAAGGGCCAGGCAGTGGCACTCCGGTCATCCTCGGACCTCTCAATCTTCTACCAATGCTCAATTGAAGGATACCAAGACACATTGTTGGTCCATTCCCAACGCCAGTTTTACCGCGACTGCTACATTTACGGAACCGTAGATTTCATATTTGGAAACGCGGCCGCAGTCTTCCAAAACTGTCTCATCCTCCCACGCCGCCCGCTCAAGGGTCAAGCCAATGTAATAACCGCGCAAGCTCGTGCACATCCGTTTCAGAACACTGGAATTTCCATCCATAACTCAACTATCCTACCGGCTCCTGATCTAATACCGGTGATGAGTATCGTTAAGACGTACATGGGGAGGCCGTGGATGAAGTACTCGCGCACCGTGGTTCTCCAGACGTATTTGGATAGTGTTGTGAGTCCGTTAGGTTGGTCGCCGTGGCTTAaaggttcggatttcggtttagACACATTGTTCTACGCTGAGTATAATAATACCGGACCAGCTTCGTCCACGAGCGGGCGTGTTCGTTGGAAAGGGTTTCATGTGTTGAATAGAGCTTCCGATGCATCTGCTTTCACTGTTGGAAGCTTCATCGCCGGTACCGCATGGCTCCCAGGCACCGGCATACCCTTCAATTCTGGACTCTAA